The Helicoverpa armigera isolate CAAS_96S chromosome 7, ASM3070526v1, whole genome shotgun sequence genomic sequence AAGACTGACTTACGAGCCTGCATGGCCTTAGATAGCTGCCTCCTCCTTTCATTTACCCACAATTGAAcctgataggtaggtactctctTTTTCACAAAGATGTCGCTCCAGGCAAAGTAGGCACCAGGACTTTGCAGTACCTATTGTCCTTAGTCCCGATCTGGATTCTTCGGAAAAtttaccgcagccctggcacATGAagagctccagaaggaacattgTAGATCCCTCCCACAGCGAGAGAGatatctgatgatttcccaacaTAAAAATTGTACCCTTAGGACTTGTTCTCCTATTTTAGGGGAAGGTAAAACAGCAGCAGCTCACGTAGCTTCCACCAAGGAGTTCCTTCTACTGGAAGACGTGCAAAGAGACCGGCGGTTCTCTGACGGTCTGCGGTGGATAGACGCGAAGGTCGCGCTCTGCATGCCGGTGGTGAAGCCTGACGGAGAGTGCTATGCTGTGCTGGAGTTGTACCGGACTTATTCTAAAGTTTATGATGATGTGAGATTTCTTTGACTAGCTTTCGTAGAGTTTTCGTTAACAAGACtgtagatatgtttttttttggtaacttCTTTTCTGGTAGCAATTTACTTTATGCGTGTGCCCAGTTTCGTCTTCTCATGGCTATTATTCTAGTCTTTCCGTTGGTCATCATGTGCCTCGCCTTTTCAATTCGTCGATAGCTGTCTTTGTATACTGAGACGAGGGAGGCATTTTCGTATTTTCATGTAGTAGGTATCCATTTCGCATTCTTCATCTAAGGTTTCAAAAAATATCTAGGTATACTTAGAGAGAAATTTCTAGGAAAATTCGGCAAAATTCAGAACCAGCTGAACTATTCGATTTCAGAACGTAGTATACACAGTGGTAAGCGTGGCATGCTGGGCAGGAGCGGCCGTGCACCAGGCACAAGCGAGAGTCACGCTACAGAAGACTGCTCACCTGAACTCTGAGCTCAGGGCGTTGTTGCAGAACTACTTCTGCGATCTCGCTTCTATTGATACCATGCTTACTGATATGCTGGTAAGTGGTAAAGTTCTTATGAGTATAGCCTTCTAAGCAGTTACACTTGGGCCGTATAGGCAAATTATAAGAGCACATACAATGTGCAGATGTGCACGCAGATGTGGCTTCACGGGAGTCTAAAAATGGGAATATTAATTGTGTGGCCCTGGGCAAGTCCCCATGGTGCCCAATAAATAAGAAAGGCCTGACTAACTCACCTCCCCAAATGGATGAAAAAGCTGATAAGCCAAAGCAAGTAATGATCCTGATCAATACTAGCTGGTTCTTGCCAATCATATTATTCTCCAGACGGTGGTAAAGTCATTCATCGGAGCTATGCGCAGTAGTTTCTTCATAATCGACAAGGAACACATTGGCGAGACACTACAAGCTGACATGTGGGACGATGGCTGGTCTGGAGAGAAAAGCACCATGCCCAAGAAAAAGCTTAAAGTCAAGTTAGTATCCCTATTCTTATAGCAGAATTAAATCTGGCGGTTTTTAGAAATCTAACCATCTGAATGTATGCTAGCATAGCATAAGGTTATTTATTAGTAGGTTGAAGTACACTGACTGAAAATGTCAAAAGCTCATGACGACTTAAGCAAAATATACCTTTGCTATTTTTACTGGTCCACGAATTGTCGAAAGTTTTGAAGTTAGCAGGCTTATTAAACTTCTTCGTCCTGCAAATCctcgcaataaataaataaaaaaaactatatattttccCTGTCTCATGAATATGGTCCTACACCGCTTTTGACTGAATTGCGGCTTATAAATCATCATTATTAGCGTTCTATCTCCCAGTTTTAACACTATTTCTATATCTGCTTGCTTATCACTTACGTATTTTCTTCCTTACCTTGTGTTTTCCCAGTCTAAGCCAAGAACAGACCCCCGCCGGCTACGTAGCCCGTACCGGCGAATCGCTGAACGTTCGCGACGCGTACCGAGACCCGCGGTTCACTAAGGAGATAGACCCGACCACTGGCACTGTTGTGAGGTCGTGTCTTGTGTCTCCTATTACTGACAAGACTGGGGTTATTGGTAAGGATATTGTGAGATATTATGACATCTACTGTTTTAAGTAAGTGTTTATCTGCAAGGCATGTTAATCAGTATGTGGTTTTGTGTGCTGAGGAAAGCTTTAAAGTCCATCAAGGGTCTCGCTGACACCGCTAAGTTAATAGTTCTACTATAGgttcttgtatgtatgtatcttaCTTGCAAGTCCTACCAATCTACATCTCATGGCTAATCGATCCTGCAATTTATATCTTATCCCAACTATTCTGCTTGCATTAGTGTGCTTTAATATGCTAAGTACCCTATTTAGAATTGGCCTTTTATAACCAACTTTCCGATATCTGCATTTTCATCATTATCCAGGAGTAGTCCAGCTAACAAACAAGACGAGTGCGACGCCATTCGACGCGGACGACGAGCTGATATTCGCGGTGTTCGTCAGCTACTGCTCGCTCATCGTGCACTTCTATAACATGCAGCAGAAGAAAGTCTTCCATGTACGCAGTATTGCCTAACTATACTAACTTATGTTATTAATGCGAAAGTGTGTGCGGATATTTGTATCTATGTTTGTGTGATATATGTACCTCTTtgacgcaaaaactactggaggGACCATAATATAAATCGATAGGCCCTATTTTCGCCATCTTTACTCCCACTCACTTCGCTGGTTTCACTCACATCTTTATTCAAAAGACTTCTACACCACAACACCAAATTCCAGGAGAACCTCAACCGCGTCTACTCGGAGCTGCTGAGCTTGCACATGAAGCCGTGCAAGCATGACCTGGACGAGCTCGTCGAATCCAGCGGCGTTGTCATGGCACCGCCCACTTTTAGAACGTAAGCCGTCACTTCTTCTAGCACTTATTGATGAAAAGACATCATCCATTATGGCCCAAAATCAAAAGCGAAAGCCGggccaacaaaaaaatcttgttttgaTCCCTTTTTTGCTTAAACaaacgtattttaaaatacttctcATGGTCCCATTGTCATCGTCACGTCCATGATTTGATGATGGGTACATTGAGAAACGAGAGCAACTCTCGAACATTTTAGACACACATGGGTAAAACTTGTCATTATGACCTTATCAAACAATGAAGGtttgacctgatgatggagactacagagagacGAAGGTACTTcgacctttatttatttaaaaaaaagtctcCCCGGCAGTTACagttagtaggtacattacagttaatacctacaataaaaggGTTTGTATTATATTTCAGTTTCGACTTCCACATAAGCGAAGCCAGCAAAGAAGACATGGCTGGTCTAGTCTGGATAATGTTCTCCGAAACCTTCACCAACAGGAACTTCGATCGCTTAGGCCTTGCAGACTTCATACTTTCGGTCCTCGGCAGCTACAGGGACAACCCCTATCATAATGCCGAACATGCCTTCTGCTTTACGCATACCATGTACATGATACTGCTGCTTAATTCCGGATACTTTGATTTTATTGAGGTACTTATTAGCTTATTGTTCATGTTTAACAGATCTTGTTTTGTTCAGGtatttaatatgtaagtataagtAACTAGGTAATGTTGATTAACCTTAATGCAGTTCATCTAGGCTGGACAATTTCTGATAGTCAATGGCCCCTCTATTGACTTTCAGAAATTGTATATAGAGGATACCCTTAGCAATAAGTAACATCAGTGACAGTGTTGGTTTTAATGTACTTTTACAGACGAACGGCTTAACtgttcttaattaaataagttatagAGCTAGGTGACAACTTTGTATCTTCCAGACGATAGCTCTCATGCTGTCAGGTCTATGCCACGACCTAGATCATCCAGGGTTCAACAACAACTATCTGATGTTGTGCAAACACCCGCTCGCTAGCATGTACAAAACTTCCATGTTGGAGCACCACCACTTCTTCCTTGCTAAGAAGATGATTGAGGTAAGTTCAGAACTATACCTATATATCTGTTTACGAAGaaaggaaagatgagtggagatgccataaggcaggtaggtcaggcatcTTCTTGTATGTCAAGTAACGTAGGTACGGTTGGCGTGACCAATTGACTGACTATAGACCAACAAAGATTCCTTGAGACATCTCTTAGAAATGGGTCGCGATTGATCCGtggtttggtttaaaaaaaatgggtggTGTCCAAAAAGGCGTGTCACCCATTTTTTTAGGGAGGAGCTTATATCGTTCCTCGTTCCCAGAAAACCCAACATTTTAGGGACGTTAATTTcacatctccgctcgtcattttgttttcaatgcTCCCACCGCGGAAAGGGCTCCAATGATGATACCCTATTAAAAGGTAGAATGTTGGTGAAGAAATCCCTGGTCTCCCATTCCAGGACAAGAACATCCTGACCCGCCTCCCACTGACAGACCAGCAACGTATAATGGAGGAGATAAAGTATGACATTCTGTGCACGGACCTCGCCATATACTTCCAGATCAGAGCTCAACTCACACCGCTCTTACATGACAGGGTGTTCGACTGGAATGATAACGGACATAGGAAGATGCTTAAGGTTTGCCCAGATATAATAATAACGAAACATTTCATTACAAAACATAGGATCTCCTGAACCGATTcgtataattctttcactgttaggaaccTACATTCTCTGCGCTGAACACGGATTATGTCTTATCCCTTTCCTCATGACGTGAATGAAACCGCGTGGAACAGCTAGTGACCTATAAGTTCTTATGTAACGTTTCCAGGGCATATTGATGACGACAAGTGACTTGTCAGGATGCTGCAAACCTTTCGGAGTGTCGAAAGCGACAGCCGAGGCTGTGTATCAAGAGTTTTATGATCAAGTgcgtatacattttttttatttcctgctTCACTGGCCCTTTACGAACTCTCCCGATTATTAGAGCTCATTAGTGTGAAGTTAATTAAGCACcagtagccagaaagtctgacaaccagttatACCAAGAAGGGGTATCATGGTTacatgggttgaggaggtcggataggcaatCGCTGCatgtaaacattggtactcagctgtatctggttgGACTGGAATCCGACGACCCCGGcttaagataaaagataaaaagttaaAGCAGGCTGAAAGAAAATCTGCATTTTTGAAGTACACAGTTGGTAAAAGACTAGAcagataaataggtaggtaactcTTGAACTTGAATGTCCCCCAGGGTGACCGCGAGCGAGCCATGGGCTACACCCCCCTCAGCATGATGGACCGGCGCCGCAGCATCAACCAGCCTGCCGAACAGATCCAGTTCCTCTCCGTCGTGGTGCTGCCCTGTCTCCTCATGCTGCAGAACGTCTTCCCCAACACCAGCCCGCTCACTGACAACTGCAGGTGAGAGAGGAACCAGTCAGTTTGTAGCTAAATGGGAACCTCGACCTATGTTGTTTGCTTTCTAGATATAGGAATTAACATTATGTACTTGTTTGAcactaatgtcaaaattatatctctagtaCTTACAGGCAagcaaatacataaaaaaactattgcTTTTGGAGCGCAATTCTAAAATAACTTTTGCTATCAAATAAAACCTGTAGTGCTGTGGCACAATTTAAAATGTAGGATTTGAAAAAGTCTACCTTTTTTACGCAATTTATCAGtaatattgtatgtaaatagatATGATGATTTTTGTACTTACTTTTCTATTTGTACAGAAAAACTCAAGAAGCCTGGCATGAGGAGATAGAAATCCGTGGTCAGAAGTTGTGGCGACAAGAAGACGCCATACCTAACGGCAAGAACAACCGCTTCCTCGGAGACACCAAGCCTGAGAACGAAGACTGAAGAGTTTCTTAGTGCAAAGtcttttagtatttttgtagttgaaacaattatttaataaaataaaggctatttcatattatttgtttgtttcattccgatttaattttttttcttgcgTCTACAGAAAAATGGGGAAAGCCACTGATTTCTTGATTTcagacacttacgcgaatattagacatttagataaaactacttttttattccCAACGTTTCGGATGCTTTCAGCATCGTCGGTCATCGGTTCACGGGCAGACTAAaatgttggtcgtcttgatattatagttacaaacagctactctacatttttaaccgacttcccaaaaaggaggaggttctcaattcagccggtgtttttttttttctgtacatCGTTTACGCCGAGGTTTAttgaccgatttacgtgattcttttttgttcgacgcggaatagctgccagatggtcccatagtcatccggtcaggatctgatgatgggaaCCCTCAGAAATCGAgagcaaccttcgaaagttgtaggcaaaCATAGGGTAAAAagttgacactcagatgtatgcctgaaagcactattcaacagtgaaggtttgaagctgacctgatgatggagaccagagagggtcgagggaactcgacatctgaatatgtaaactacctcgtgtttgggcttataatatttgtattgacgagatctttgcaacagtgaaggtttggagctgacctgatgatgaagaccagaaaaggtcgagggaactcgacaactgaatatgtaaaatacctcgtatttggtcttaaaatatttgtattgatgagaactttctacttatatggatagtgacagcTATTTGTATCTCTGAaaagatgtaaataaaaaactttttcacaaaaaaattaaaccaacttcccaaaacaGTAAAAAGCCAACaaataactaattttaggtgcatcggcctagaagtcggtggcataATTAACTTAGGCACATCCTtgattagacaccgacttctaggccgatgtaccaaaaaataacaaattttttggctttttagtgttttgggaagttggtttaatttttttgtgaaaaaggtTTTTGTCGATTATTAACGATCCGATTCACGCAGAACGAGCTCACTGTAACCTTAGGACTAGCAATTTGGAAAGTGTAAAATTAGGAGATTCACTAATTAAAACACACAATGACATGATAGCAAATTTATTTATCCTAATACGATAGACATAATACATTGTATTCCAATTTATTTGGTGTACAACGAAAATACATGTAAATTATACTTCTGTGTAACTAAACAGTCGATTATTATCTAGTGATGGACACACTTTATAGCTAGTGATATAAagctagatttttattttttgtacaccaAGGACTCAGTGTCAATTCttatttgaaaacattatttgatttctataaataatattgcCAAACTCCAGTTCACCCctgtaaataaagaaacacgTTTTTAAACTATACCTAATTTACCTATGTTATTCAGATTACTTTTAACTTTCGCTCTTTCAACGCACTAACGGGGCATtacaatttcattcaaaactGTTCAGCCGTTAACGCTTTACATCTACCCATAGAGTAACACACAATAAATACAATCAATTTCCTTaacgaaattataaaaatgaataagatattaaaataatgagatTTATAATGCATTACATGTCGAAATATACATGGCATACCACGAAACAACGTGACCAACTGATGAGCTTGATCGTTATACGAATAATTTCAACAATACCAATTATATtgcttaataatttaaacaataacttatttttgttcTAATACATTTAAATCTGTGAAACATTATGCATATCGAGTCTTTCtgtgtttcattaaaataaatgaagagcattactttctttttataaaatataatctgtGGAATGCTGTGCTGTGTTATCTGTTGTCTCAAAAGATAGCattagtttctttttatttgtaatcaCTGAAGATTATTGCATATTGTGTTCGTAACAAAAACTAGAAGGCAGGGTCAGATATTTGTCACAACTGCAATAACATTCGGAGAGGAACTTTAAAACTACTCGCTTGTTGCAACCGGCCTATGTACCAACTCACCACCTTGTCTCATAGCTGTCGCACTACTACAGAACACATTGATGCAACACAGACACTTTATCTCCCTGTACCAGACAGGCCTATTTATACGTCCATTGATATGATATACTATCTCACAACTGTACTAACATTTCAATTCTTTACAAGATTTTCAATTCGCCAGTTTGTAGCAATCGGATAcaatttacacattatttagAAAGAATCTGTGTTACCAAGTCCTTGCCGATGTGAAGACATACATATGCAGTATTAGCGGTCACACTCATGGTCAATGTGTGCGTGAATTTGTAATTACGAACGCACACATGCAACGTTTTTAACACATTAACAACATCACGTTTAACAAGGATAGATTAAAAAAACACGAGTTTGGAACCTCCTTTTTGGTTATAGGCCAATGAACGGTCACACACAAGGAGGATGGTTTTAAAGTTCGAAGCTCGCATCGTGTTCCGGTATTGTCTATTATGTGTTCCGTATCTTCCCGGGCACGTAGCTCTTGTCTATGTTGGGCTCTTGCAGAAACATGTGAAGGCACCGCTCGTTTTGCGCCAGTGGGTGGCCAGCTATCTTGTTGATGAATACTTCTAGACCTGTGAACGAAGAAATAAGAAcatgttaataatgtttttaggtGGCAACCTGTTGTTCTGAATGACCCGACTAGAAAGAATTGTAAACAAGTTTTATTAGCTCATTATTAAGTATCTATTGCATCATACTTAGCATATCGGTACGTCAGAACATTCAATTTCTAGTATGGCTTCAGTTAGATCGATGAATAATACTAGATAGGATtctccaaataaatatttctgcgAAAATCAAAAAGAAACGATGGAATCCGCCCAGTTTTTTCAATACCCCGAAACTGGATAGTCTGATAAACATTCAgcaattttattatgaagttaCGTATCAGTGATAACTCAGTATTTAGGTATATCATAAAAGGCGAATAAACTCGTGTTCATTATATGAAATTGTAACTTGTACACAATAGATCTGAAATGACGCGAGTGAAATAACAATAGCATATTCAGTTATTGTATTgatttgtaacatttttaactattgtttatttaaccaAGAAAATTAGCATTCTAGTACAAATCTATGCTAAAGTATTTTGCAGGAAGCTGTTAATTTCCCTAGAAGAATAAGAATATTTCTATagcttattatatatttttctatacctTTCTGCTGCACTCAATTTCTTGCAATATTTTCCTTGTAccgtttacattttattttatctagatAATACATCCACTATCAAGATACATATATTAAATTACACATGATTCAATTTAATCAATCatgaacattattaaaaaaaatgcaatcatCATCATTGTAACTGTAGGACATTAATcagcttaattttaatttgcctTATACTAAGCATATTTCCCCAAACATGTGtacttaacaaaaaaagaatataatatttttgagtttaGTGAAGATACTTAATCAAGAATCAATCGAGATAACTAAGtgcaaaaaaaagaatttattgaCGTTCACTAAAATCTTAATCTTTCAAGAATTACAAAATTCAATCGCATCTAGCCAAATAATGCTTGAAACGTATTTCATGATCACGCAatctaattattgttttaagtttacATTCAAAACACATAAATCTAGTGAAACATGCAAGGTAAGGAGGCTAAGTGGCCTAGTATTTCGTTTATGGAGGAAAACATGACTAAATAGTAACCGTAACATgtccaaaattttacaaattcgACTTCTTAAGTacattttagggttccgtacccaaagggtaaaacagaaccttattgttttcgctcctctgtccgttcgTCTtttaccaggctgtatctcatgaaccgtgatagttagagagctgaaattttcatacatgtgtttttgttgccgctattaCAAGAAATGCAGAAAAGTAGAATTAAATATCCAACAAACCTGACtcctatacaacaaacgtgatttttttgttcgttttatagataactagcttctgccagcggtttcacccgcatcccgtgggaactacttcccgtaccgggataaaaagtagcctatagccttcctcgataaatgggctatctaaaactgaaagaaattttcaaatcggaccagtagttcctgagattagcgcttttaaacaaacaaacaaactcttcagctttataatattagtatagatggtacggaacccttcgtgcgcaagtccgactcgcacttggccggttatttatatagttatcggcacggatattgagccctgattttcacctgcgcagaagcgatttattggtttattgccttatgtgtacagtgcgcaaagcgatccccgcTCTTCCGCCGaaagctcaatatccgtgccggttactataataaagagttttttttattatttatttgtatcttaaaggctccgaaactactgaacggaaGAAGTTCActcgggacgcggatgaaaccgcggggaaacagcTTGTGTTTACCAATTTTACCgtccttatattattttaacgatTGCCTTTTTAGAATAATTTCCTGTTTTGAAGTCGCGATTTAATACTGTTATACTGAATAGTAATTAATTGGATAGTAAAATTAGTACTTATTAATTTACGATTCAAGAAATACGATGAATCACTCCacaatgataataatgttggcatatattcaaaagatattatttaaattaaatattagcaTTTTCTCGCGATTCCAAAATTGAATTATCAAGAttaatatctttatcttttccGAATATAGACTTCATTCaagattttttccaaaaatagtaGCAACCATCTGAATGGACGGTTCAAAACGAACTAGCCGGTTTATAAagaaggaaataaaaattaccaaTCCACTTAACTATAAACAAACGAAATCTGTCACGTCCTCTTATTATATAGGTATCGTCTaatatgatataatattattttgtttgtttgtaccataaaggctccgaaagtactgaagcgatttgtaaaattctttaacagttggaaaactacactGTTACcaagtaacacaggctatattttatccccctATGGATAGTAAATCccgcgggacgcgggtgaaaccgcgggaaatcggctagtcaAATATAGAAATGGGTCCTTAATCACATCCTTTCTCTTCCCTTCTCAGTCtgataatgtacctatttactgCCAAAGCTATGTACCACTTGTTACTTCAAATGGGacaattttgtttatgtgtaccaactatttttatattggcACCCTTTCAAACTATTTACGCGACAAGTGACCAACTACGTCACACagcttattattattgtaatatttctaAACACTAAAACGTAGTGTTTTTTAAACAAGAATAATTTATACTGAAGGAAGCTGAAAGTCTAaactttggtttatttatatcaGATAAGATTTTGTCTCACTAGTTaatagattaaaatataaacaaagctAGCTGATCCCCTCTGATCCTTTGCTTGAATAAACATCTTCCCGCAACCGGATAAGCTCTAGAGATCTAGGTTTCATGAAAATCATAATCAGACTATTggtgttcagtagttttggcgtaacATCGCAATAGAcagttactttagcatttataacattggcaaggattattgtatttaaaacgCATCTTTAATGAAACACAAACACTAGATTACTAAGCTAAATATCTGCTTAGTATTAACTTGATAAATAATGCATGATGCACACAATTATCATAACTCGTAAGTATGTTATAGCAATTATGTAAatgtacaatacatacatacatacatgttgCTGTAGTAGGTCAGTCAATATCTGATAGATACTGGCAATTTCCCCATTAGTTCATATGTTGATAACAAAGACTAATAAATATATTGCACTTGTTTTCCCCAAAAAATACACTTGTTTAGGAGTTTTGATAACAATAGTAAAAATATCTAATACCCATTACTCAATCAAAATGTATAGTAATGCTTGTTAGAAGAGAATTGAATAccttcaaataatttaatgcTGGGAAAATACATATGGCTAACATAGTGATTATGGTTCAAGTTTACCTGCGTACAAATGTCAAAAGTCAAGGTAATCATTTGCTCAATTACTGAACTTAGAATCTGCAAGATTTTTGTCAGGAACTAAATTgaggtaattttaaaatattttatttatggataAGTaacttgtagtttttttttgtgaaaatttacAACTTTAGAGCAACAAACGGAAAAACAGAATTAAGTGAAACTGGGTTGCTAATATAATACATACCTTTTCTACGGTCTTCAATAAATTCCTCTTCGAAAATTCCATCGTCTCCACGGAATGGTAGCTGTCTTTTGAGAGCCTTGCCTGGTAGTGGTGGTACGACAATCTACAATAAAACGATAACAATAAGTAATGTATAAGACAAGGTTGTAAGGCCTAGTGGGTAATGCATCAAACTCTCAAGGATGTGTGTGTCGGTTTGATGCCACTTTTccagtatcaatgcaacttttctaggttcgtatgtagtttctaagtatattttggataccagtGGCCCAataaaaggtaaaggaaaacatcttgataTCTTTTAGACTATATAGTACAGCAGCCgttcccaaatggggttccgcggaaccctaaggttccgtgacaggccctcaggtgttccgtggaaaattcaagatttccatTTGGTAAATCGTctcacttttgacaatattaaattattattcactttcaattaaattgttttaaatactgcattccaaaattccatttaggcacCACGTAGGTGGGTACCACTCGAGAGTGTAAGTCTCGTATTTTTGCGACAAGTGGCGGGGGAAGGCCACGGCAGCtgataatttaattccgttttttacaaattgtagattaaCTTAATATCTCCAGGTCTTCGGCAATCGGCAAAAGTCGGTAGCGAGTCGGCAAAAAATCACCgcattttttgggcttatacgttttcatacatttgacaggaCGTGAAATGACACGACATAAGTATTtccagtggctatttttaccatgaatcaaagtatgatattatttacaatttttgctcctccgcgaatccgaaaatttcgcgctcgcttcgctcgcgactccatgttacGTGTGGTGCTTTTATGTTCGTTTAATCGCTCAAGTATCCAACACACAGTTCAGGAAAagcaatagcgctttcttcgctagctgcgtattcatttgcatttgcttttttgtgtgaatattgtactttttgagacttattaatttacagtggttttgtttattttgtgtaggtacttacaactaaaaaaaattcgcgctcgacATTCGCTGAATGTCTTTCAATGCTAGCGGATGCTCGGACTTCtacttttagttaaaaaaaatcgcgctcgctcgcCTCACACCTGTACAAacccaatctatttctttttgcgtttactttgtcTGTCTTCAAAATGAAAACTAATACACAAAGTCAAGGGCGGCTAAATTCTGGCCCGTGTGGCAGATAGCC encodes the following:
- the LOC135117126 gene encoding cAMP and cAMP-inhibited cGMP 3',5'-cyclic phosphodiesterase 10A-like, yielding MNPIQKNVKSTKSRQDTINQTQSHFLVPSEKLDKVTRRVIAPYAQIERKGLKEDEEKADRYLDMNRFNVFLEDTVDLESLLYETAMVLKTVTDSSGVFVYIVDKLKNEIVLMHPDTENPDRHEINMTIREGKTAAAHVASTKEFLLLEDVQRDRRFSDGLRWIDAKVALCMPVVKPDGECYAVLELYRTYSKVYDDNVVYTVVSVACWAGAAVHQAQARVTLQKTAHLNSELRALLQNYFCDLASIDTMLTDMLTVVKSFIGAMRSSFFIIDKEHIGETLQADMWDDGWSGEKSTMPKKKLKVNLSQEQTPAGYVARTGESLNVRDAYRDPRFTKEIDPTTGTVVRSCLVSPITDKTGVIGVVQLTNKTSATPFDADDELIFAVFVSYCSLIVHFYNMQQKKVFHENLNRVYSELLSLHMKPCKHDLDELVESSGVVMAPPTFRTFDFHISEASKEDMAGLVWIMFSETFTNRNFDRLGLADFILSVLGSYRDNPYHNAEHAFCFTHTMYMILLLNSGYFDFIETIALMLSGLCHDLDHPGFNNNYLMLCKHPLASMYKTSMLEHHHFFLAKKMIEDKNILTRLPLTDQQRIMEEIKYDILCTDLAIYFQIRAQLTPLLHDRVFDWNDNGHRKMLKGILMTTSDLSGCCKPFGVSKATAEAVYQEFYDQGDRERAMGYTPLSMMDRRRSINQPAEQIQFLSVVVLPCLLMLQNVFPNTSPLTDNCRKTQEAWHEEIEIRGQKLWRQEDAIPNGKNNRFLGDTKPENED